From the Theobroma cacao cultivar B97-61/B2 chromosome 2, Criollo_cocoa_genome_V2, whole genome shotgun sequence genome, one window contains:
- the LOC18609850 gene encoding protein PLANT CADMIUM RESISTANCE 2, producing the protein MASLNLSEYEKFSAPPPQFGQAATTGIPVSSSNQFYTESSHSNTRIQTKTRVPWSSGLCDCFSDWKNCCITCWCPCVTFGQIAEIVDKGSSSCGVNGALYTLIACVTGCACCYSCFYRSKMRQQHMLKKSPCGDCLVHCFCEYCALCQEYRELKTRGYDLSIGWHGNMEKQNREVAMTPVPPVVESGMSR; encoded by the exons ATGGCCTCCCTTAACCTAAGTGAGTATGAGAAGTTTTCAGCTCCACCACCGCAGTTCGGCCAAGCTGCCACCACCGGTATTCCAGTCAGCTCCTCGAACCAATTCTACACCGAGAGTTCTCATAGCAACACCCGTATTCAGACTAAAACTAGAGTCCCTTGGTCCTCGGGGCTCTGTGACTGCTTCTCTGACTGGAAAAATT GTTGCATAACATGTTGGTGTCCGTGCGTCACCTTTGGCCAGATTGCCGAGATCGTTGATAAAGGATCTTCAT CTTGCGGTGTAAATGGAGCACTTTACACGCTAATCGCCTGCGTGACTGGGTGTGCTTGTTGCTACTCATGCTTTTACCGCTCCAAAATGAGGCAGCAGCACATGCTGAAGAAAAGCCCATGCGGGGATTGCCTTGTCCACTGCTTCTGTGAGTATTGCGCCTTGTGCCAAGAGTACCGTGAGCTAAAAACCCGCGGTTATGACTTATCCATAG GGTGGCATGGAAATATGGAAAAGCAGAATCGTGAAGTGGCTATGACTCCAGTGCCGCCGGTGGTGGAATCAGGCATGAGCAGATGA